TGCTGCCCATATCCCCGGCTTCGCCTTGGCACATATCTTCCGCTTGCTTAACTAGGATATATAAGTATTTGCTGCTCTGTTTTGTTGCACTTGTACCGTATCTCATCTTCCCCCAGCTTATCCCCCCGTCTCCTTTTGGATTGAGTTAGATCAGCTAGCTGCCTGTAAAGCGCGCGGAGGGGCCGGGGCGGCTTCGGCGCGAGTTCTTCTGGTTCAGGCTAACGGAATTCGCTTTCCGGGCGGCGACCGACCGCCTCGATCGACATTTTCTATTCGAGCGGAGCCAGAGAGCAGTTCCGGGTCGTACTGCATTGGCTGCTGCGGTAAGCAGGGGAGAGGATCCGCGAACAGGGCAAGCCCACGGCGGTTAGTGGTTGAGCTAACTGCGTGGGCGTGCAGTGATGAGTTATCCTATCGATCGTCATGGTGGAGATCCCTGGTGATATTTGAGCTGCCGGTGGTCGATTGGGAAGGGGGAAGGAGGCATGGCGGGCGAGCACGGGGAGCGCGTCGGCCGGTGCATACTGGTGGGGCTGCAcatggacgccgccggcaAGGACCTCCTCCAGTGGGCGCTCAACCAGGCGGCCAGGAGCGGCGACCGCGTCATCGCCGTGCACATTTACCGCAAATCCGGTAGGTAACCCCCTCTATCATTCCTAGGAATCTGGCAGCTCCTCCAAGCTCGATTGCAAATTCATCCCCCAACTAGCGTTAATCGTCGCTCTTGGCTACTCCTTGAAGGTGACCTGTGCAAGACGAACACGCTGACGCTGATCAGGACGCTGGACGGCTACCTGGCGGAGTACGAGGCAATCTGCAGCAAGAAAGACGTAAGCAACAGCAATATGGACTGCAGCGCGCAGGGGTTGATGATTGCTATCTAGTAGACCTTCTTGCGCCACCATGTTGTTGCTGGCGATTGTAAGTGTGTATTGACATGCTCGGTTTTATCGGGGTTTTTTGGCAGATCGTTCTCGTCGGGCGGGTGACGCCGGGGAGCTCGATCCAGAAGGTGCTGGTGAAGGAGGCCAAGCTCTGCGCCGCAATGGTGGTTGTGATTGGGGCCAACAAGAAGTACTCCTTCGGGTCAGTATTCCTACTCGGTACCAGCAATCTTGGCATGATCTAACTGTTTGTTACGTGTTAACACctgcaacaacaacagcaacaacaaaatcGCTTATTTTTTTTCGCGTCTGCGCAGAGGCTCGACTTGCCTGGCCAAGTACTGCGCCAAGAAGCTGCCGCCGACGACCAGCGTCGTCGCCATCCAGAACGGCAAGGCCATCTTCGTGAGGGACGCGCCCAAGCCGCCGCTCGGTTAGTTAGAGTATTGATTAACTCTTAATCCGAGCAATCAGTATGGTGTGATTTCATCAAACAGTTGGTTAGCAAGGGATTAATGGGTTCGGTTGCGCAGGAGCAGAGCCGAAGCCGGTGCTCCGCACGCTGCTGCACCCGAGCGTGGGGCTTGAGCCCAAGGTGATCATCCCCAACCCGAACCGGAGCGCGCGGTCCATGGACTTCGACGCCGAGAGCTGCGGCCAGTGCGCcgggccaccgccgccgctggtgaAGTCCTACGACGCCGAAGCCGACGCCGAGGCCGGCACGGCGCCCGAGAACAGGCTCGGCTGGCCGCTGCTGCGGCGCGCGCCTGCCCCCGCGCAGCCCAAGGGAGAGGAGACGCGCAAGCAGTCGGTGGTCCACTGGGTGATGAGCCTGCCGAGGCGGCCCTCGCCGTCGGCGTCCCCCGATCTCTCGCCGCCGCAGGAAGGGCTCGCCGCCGACCTGAAGCGATTGCTCGGCGGCGTCCCCTCCCGGTGCCGGTGGTTCCGCTACGAGGAGCTCTACGACTCCACCAACCACTTCTCCCCAGGTAAGAAGAAAGAGGTTCTCTTCCAATTAATTCCCCATCACAAGCAGACGCAGGCccagaaaaacaaatcaagtCAAACCCTTCTCGGATTTGCAGAGAATCTGGTGGGGAACGGAGGGCACAGCAGGGTGTACAGGGGCAGCCTGGCGAGCGGGCAGCAGGTGGCGATCAAGGTGTGCAaggcgtcggcggtggcgtCCAAGGACTTCCTCCGGGAGGTGGACATCATCAGCAAGCTGCAGCACGAGAGGATCGTGCCGCTCATGGGCGTCTGCGTCCAAGGCCCCAAACTCATCTCCGTCTACCGCTACCTCCCCAGGGGCAGCCTCGAGGACAACCTGCACGGTACATATTATTTTTGTGCACTTTTTCTACTGCGTCCATCTGCATTTGAGTTTCTGATGTTTGGTTCCAATTCGCAGGGAAAAGATCGAAACCAGCGCTGCCGTGGGAGAAGAGGTACAGGGCGGCGGTTGGAGTCGCTGAAGCGCTCAGCTACACACACTCCGGCTGCTCGCGGCCGGTGATCCACAGAGACGTCAAGTCCTCCAACATCCTCCTCACTGACGACTTCGAGCCTCAGGTAATGCAACAGTGACACGCAAAATGTATTTCATTGTGTACTATGCTTCTTTGTAAGTTGGGTTTTTTCTGTACATACGGACACGAACTCTGAATTCTGTATCTTGGCAGTTGTCTGATTTCGGGCTTGCGATCTGGGCGCCGTCCAACC
This is a stretch of genomic DNA from Brachypodium distachyon strain Bd21 chromosome 1, Brachypodium_distachyon_v3.0, whole genome shotgun sequence. It encodes these proteins:
- the LOC100823917 gene encoding receptor-like cytosolic serine/threonine-protein kinase RBK1 isoform X1 produces the protein MAGEHGERVGRCILVGLHMDAAGKDLLQWALNQAARSGDRVIAVHIYRKSGDLCKTNTLTLIRTLDGYLAEYEAICSKKDIVLVGRVTPGSSIQKVLVKEAKLCAAMVVVIGANKKYSFGGSTCLAKYCAKKLPPTTSVVAIQNGKAIFVRDAPKPPLGAEPKPVLRTLLHPSVGLEPKVIIPNPNRSARSMDFDAESCGQCAGPPPPLVKSYDAEADAEAGTAPENRLGWPLLRRAPAPAQPKGEETRKQSVVHWVMSLPRRPSPSASPDLSPPQEGLAADLKRLLGGVPSRCRWFRYEELYDSTNHFSPENLVGNGGHSRVYRGSLASGQQVAIKVCKASAVASKDFLREVDIISKLQHERIVPLMGVCVQGPKLISVYRYLPRGSLEDNLHGKRSKPALPWEKRYRAAVGVAEALSYTHSGCSRPVIHRDVKSSNILLTDDFEPQLSDFGLAIWAPSNPSSLTHSDVVGTFGYLAPEYFMYGKVTDKVDVYAFGVVLLELLTGRKPISDGSPKGHESLVMWATPMLKSGDISDLLDPSLDVKHDEVEVRRMSLAASLCLGRSARLRPRISQILGILRGEEDATGLQQAAAEPDCLVDDETYPAANVRSHLGLALLDVEDAESISSTEHSNLSPLEEYLRERCSRSSSFD
- the LOC100823917 gene encoding receptor-like cytosolic serine/threonine-protein kinase RBK1 isoform X2, whose protein sequence is MAGEHGERVGRCILVGLHMDAAGKDLLQWALNQAARSGDRVIAVHIYRKSGDLCKTNTLTLIRTLDGYLAEYEAICSKKDIVLVGRVTPGSSIQKVLVKEAKLCAAMVVVIGANKKYSFGGSTCLAKYCAKKLPPTTSVVAIQNGKAIFVRDAPKPPLEPKPVLRTLLHPSVGLEPKVIIPNPNRSARSMDFDAESCGQCAGPPPPLVKSYDAEADAEAGTAPENRLGWPLLRRAPAPAQPKGEETRKQSVVHWVMSLPRRPSPSASPDLSPPQEGLAADLKRLLGGVPSRCRWFRYEELYDSTNHFSPENLVGNGGHSRVYRGSLASGQQVAIKVCKASAVASKDFLREVDIISKLQHERIVPLMGVCVQGPKLISVYRYLPRGSLEDNLHGKRSKPALPWEKRYRAAVGVAEALSYTHSGCSRPVIHRDVKSSNILLTDDFEPQLSDFGLAIWAPSNPSSLTHSDVVGTFGYLAPEYFMYGKVTDKVDVYAFGVVLLELLTGRKPISDGSPKGHESLVMWATPMLKSGDISDLLDPSLDVKHDEVEVRRMSLAASLCLGRSARLRPRISQILGILRGEEDATGLQQAAAEPDCLVDDETYPAANVRSHLGLALLDVEDAESISSTEHSNLSPLEEYLRERCSRSSSFD